From Candidatus Dormiibacterota bacterium, a single genomic window includes:
- a CDS encoding DUF92 domain-containing protein has translation MTAQGETARRVVHFAMGGLAFLLPYLTPMQAACAAGAAVLFNLFLLPHVGPSLFRRGERESPWRSGVVIYPATVLLLVLLFHRHMEIAGAAWAILAAGDSAAGWIGRRFGRTPIPWNRSKTMEGSCAFAVAAFAFSWAVLVWMGRRPLEAALLAATASVFAAFMESLPWRLDDNLTVPILSAVFLAGLERVELERLVQAAPALWRSLLLGVVCNLILALVFRGSGAVDRSGMIAGFLVGVLTFTFASWRGFLVLIAFFVLGSASTRLGLRRKQRLGIAQEKKGARSARHALANCGVAVYLAFLIAAAASPDVFRLAFVCAYATAAFDTVSSEIGRAYGGRPVLITTLRRVPAGTNGGVSWLGTWTGLAASAVVCGVAVAAGFLEGRFSGVVLAAAFIGSTADSVLGATLESRGLMDNEAVNFSNTLVGSLSGIGLLALL, from the coding sequence ATGACGGCACAGGGTGAGACGGCGCGCAGGGTCGTGCATTTCGCCATGGGGGGGCTGGCCTTCCTGCTTCCCTATCTCACTCCCATGCAGGCCGCCTGCGCCGCCGGAGCGGCGGTCCTCTTCAACCTGTTCCTCCTGCCGCATGTCGGTCCCTCGCTGTTCAGGCGCGGCGAGCGCGAGTCTCCCTGGCGTTCCGGTGTCGTCATCTATCCGGCGACGGTCCTCCTGCTCGTGCTTCTCTTCCACCGCCACATGGAGATTGCGGGCGCGGCGTGGGCGATCCTGGCGGCGGGGGACAGCGCCGCGGGCTGGATCGGCCGCCGCTTCGGCCGCACGCCGATCCCCTGGAATCGATCCAAGACGATGGAGGGGTCGTGCGCGTTCGCCGTCGCGGCCTTCGCCTTCTCCTGGGCGGTCCTCGTCTGGATGGGGCGGAGACCGCTGGAGGCGGCTCTCCTCGCGGCGACGGCGTCGGTGTTCGCCGCCTTCATGGAGTCGCTCCCGTGGCGTCTGGACGACAATCTCACGGTGCCGATCCTGTCGGCCGTTTTCCTGGCCGGCCTGGAGCGGGTCGAGCTCGAGCGTCTGGTCCAGGCGGCCCCCGCGTTGTGGCGGTCGCTTCTCCTGGGTGTCGTGTGCAACCTCATCCTGGCCCTCGTGTTCCGTGGAAGCGGCGCGGTCGACCGATCGGGGATGATCGCCGGCTTCCTGGTCGGCGTTCTGACGTTCACGTTCGCCTCCTGGAGAGGATTTCTGGTCCTGATCGCCTTCTTCGTCCTCGGCAGCGCCTCGACGCGCCTCGGGCTGCGCCGCAAGCAGCGGCTCGGAATCGCGCAGGAGAAGAAGGGGGCGCGATCCGCGCGGCACGCCCTTGCGAACTGCGGCGTCGCCGTCTATCTGGCGTTCCTGATCGCGGCCGCCGCGTCGCCGGACGTCTTCCGTCTGGCCTTCGTCTGCGCCTACGCGACGGCCGCGTTCGACACCGTGAGCAGCGAGATCGGCCGGGCCTACGGCGGCCGCCCGGTCCTGATCACCACGCTACGGAGAGTCCCCGCCGGAACCAACGGCGGGGTGTCCTGGCTCGGCACGTGGACCGGCCTCGCCGCGTCCGCCGTCGTGTGCGGAGTCGCGGTCGCGGCGGGTTTCCTGGAGGGACGCTTCAGTGGTGTCGTGCTGGCCGCGGCGTTCATCGGATCGACGGCCGACTCGGTCCTGGGAGCCACGCTCGAGAGCCGCGGGCTCATGGACAACGAGGCGGTGAATTTCTCCAACACCCTGGTCGGCTCGCTGAGCGGGATCGGTCTCCTGGCGCTGCTCTGA
- a CDS encoding nitrilase-related carbon-nitrogen hydrolase, which translates to MARRSARRGSSARARIALAQMEPILGDVEANMSRHVAWARQAISRGADLLVFPELSLTGYLLQDLVADVAVSLDRPEPIRPLLETSRRIAMVVGLVEESTGHRFHNSALFLAGGRVRHVHRKVYLPTYGMFDEGRFFAAGDRIEAFPTPFGRMGMLICEDFWHPSSALVLAQDGADCLLVLSAGPTEAIGRQGGSIGQATWRNLARVTAQMQTLFVAYVNRVGFEDGVNFAGGSCVIDPLGECLAEGPSLEDGLVVCDLERSTLRRARTFYPLLRDERLPVLAREIERLLTLPAPGRPRRTA; encoded by the coding sequence ATGGCGCGGCGAAGCGCACGACGCGGTTCGAGCGCACGGGCGCGCATCGCCCTGGCGCAGATGGAGCCGATCCTCGGTGACGTCGAAGCGAACATGTCGCGGCACGTCGCGTGGGCAAGGCAGGCGATTTCCAGGGGGGCCGATCTGCTCGTCTTTCCAGAGCTCAGCCTGACGGGATATCTGCTCCAGGACCTGGTGGCCGACGTGGCGGTGTCCCTCGATCGACCGGAGCCCATCCGGCCGCTGCTCGAGACGAGCCGGCGGATCGCGATGGTCGTCGGACTGGTCGAGGAATCCACGGGTCATCGCTTTCACAACAGCGCCCTGTTCCTCGCCGGCGGGCGGGTGCGCCACGTCCATCGCAAAGTCTACTTGCCGACCTACGGCATGTTCGACGAGGGACGATTCTTCGCCGCCGGCGACCGCATCGAGGCGTTTCCCACGCCGTTCGGCCGGATGGGAATGCTCATCTGCGAAGACTTCTGGCACCCCTCCTCCGCGCTGGTCCTCGCGCAGGACGGCGCGGATTGCCTGCTGGTGCTGTCGGCCGGACCCACCGAGGCGATCGGGAGGCAGGGTGGCTCGATCGGTCAGGCGACCTGGAGGAACCTGGCGAGGGTGACGGCTCAGATGCAGACCCTGTTCGTCGCGTACGTCAACCGCGTGGGTTTCGAGGACGGGGTGAACTTCGCGGGTGGCTCGTGCGTCATCGATCCGCTCGGCGAGTGTCTCGCCGAGGGACCGAGTCTCGAGGACGGGCTGGTGGTCTGCGACCTCGAGCGCTCCACCCTGCGCCGGGCGCGCACGTTCTATCCCCTGCTGCGCGACGAGCGCCTGCCGGTCCTGGCTCGCGAGATCGAGAGGCTGCTGACGCTTCCGGCGCCGGGCCGGCCGCGGAGGACCGCGTGA
- a CDS encoding radical SAM protein, with amino-acid sequence MKIVLAYRCHDLGRMEFYSRFTPLGLGYINALLRSRGYDSRILNCSAWSWKRTERFLKEERPDVLGVSVFTFNRHEAMRLAALARKAVPSCFIVAGGPHATHLPHHLLLGYPQIDVVVRGEGEETMLDLVRARERGDPNPRLTGIPGITFRSPDKADGKPDVPTCALPTATPGKECLDTPDRPVIADLDRLPHPAVDPATIGVDPVTQFEFIITSRGCPAACTFCSSPDFWGRGLRFRSAASMVEEVRLLRERHGVVYVSVRDDTFTVHKKRVVDFCRMLIEQKIDLLWDCQSRVNAVDEERLVWMRRAGCTHIQYGVESGSPRMLERLNKGITLEQVRAAALATRRVGLGLSIYLITGIDSETDDDLAATLRLIEEIRPHDGLVSPMTVYPGTALYEEAKTRFGLGDDYWARERGEAYYVREDPWTRRSVRTLAAALRRTGRQAAYGPDDFDRQRAVVGDCYALRLSAGEYWQRRGAWGRAGAEYLAILRDNPRSLWARMRLGTLSLRRRKLAEASGHFRAAAEIAPAFHLAHSLLGGALLRMRRRDEAAASFVRAHLLDPGDPQTRSRVRRLAPGFLSIDRERAAASVS; translated from the coding sequence GTGAAGATCGTCCTCGCCTACCGGTGTCACGATCTCGGGAGAATGGAGTTCTATTCGCGCTTCACTCCCCTGGGCCTGGGATACATCAACGCCCTCCTGCGCTCCCGCGGCTACGACTCCCGGATCCTCAACTGCAGCGCCTGGTCCTGGAAGAGGACCGAGCGCTTCCTGAAGGAGGAGCGTCCGGATGTCCTCGGAGTCTCGGTGTTCACCTTCAACCGCCACGAGGCGATGCGGCTGGCCGCGCTGGCGCGCAAGGCCGTTCCCTCATGCTTCATCGTGGCGGGCGGGCCGCACGCCACCCACCTGCCGCATCATCTCCTCCTGGGCTATCCGCAGATCGACGTGGTGGTGCGCGGCGAAGGGGAGGAGACGATGCTCGACCTGGTGCGGGCGCGCGAGCGCGGGGACCCGAACCCTCGCCTGACCGGGATACCCGGCATCACCTTCCGATCTCCGGACAAAGCAGACGGGAAGCCGGATGTCCCCACGTGCGCCCTGCCGACCGCAACCCCGGGGAAGGAATGCCTCGACACACCCGACAGGCCGGTCATCGCCGACCTCGATCGGCTGCCGCATCCCGCCGTAGATCCGGCCACGATCGGCGTGGATCCGGTGACTCAGTTCGAGTTCATCATCACGTCGCGCGGCTGCCCGGCGGCCTGCACCTTCTGCTCCTCCCCCGATTTCTGGGGCCGCGGCCTGCGATTCCGATCGGCCGCGAGCATGGTCGAGGAGGTGCGCCTGCTGCGCGAGCGGCACGGTGTCGTGTACGTCTCCGTGCGTGACGACACGTTCACGGTCCACAAGAAGCGCGTCGTCGACTTCTGCAGGATGCTCATCGAGCAGAAGATCGATCTGCTGTGGGACTGCCAGTCGCGTGTGAACGCCGTGGACGAGGAGCGCCTGGTCTGGATGCGGCGCGCGGGGTGCACGCACATCCAGTACGGCGTGGAATCGGGTTCGCCGCGGATGCTCGAGAGGCTCAACAAGGGGATCACCCTCGAGCAGGTGCGGGCCGCGGCCCTGGCGACGCGCCGCGTCGGGCTCGGTCTGTCGATCTACCTGATCACCGGGATCGACTCGGAGACCGACGACGATCTCGCCGCCACACTCCGGCTCATCGAGGAGATCCGCCCGCACGACGGCCTGGTCTCACCCATGACCGTCTACCCGGGCACGGCGCTGTACGAGGAGGCGAAGACCCGCTTCGGACTGGGGGACGACTACTGGGCGCGGGAGCGGGGCGAGGCGTACTACGTCCGCGAGGACCCCTGGACCCGTCGCTCGGTGCGAACGCTGGCGGCCGCGCTGCGGCGGACGGGGCGCCAGGCGGCCTACGGCCCGGACGATTTCGATCGACAGCGCGCCGTCGTGGGCGACTGCTACGCCCTGCGTCTTTCGGCCGGGGAATACTGGCAGCGCCGCGGCGCCTGGGGCCGGGCGGGAGCGGAGTACCTGGCGATCCTGCGCGACAACCCGCGCTCCCTGTGGGCACGCATGCGCCTCGGAACCCTGTCTCTGCGCCGGAGGAAACTGGCGGAGGCCTCCGGGCACTTCCGGGCGGCCGCCGAGATCGCGCCGGCCTTCCACCTGGCGCACAGCCTCCTCGGCGGCGCCCTGCTCAGGATGAGGCGTCGTGATGAGGCCGCCGCGTCCTTCGTCCGCGCCCACCTGCTCGACCCCGGCGATCCTCAGACCCGGTCCCGGGTGCGCCGCCTGGCCCCGGGCTTCCTGTCGATCGACCGGGAGCGGGCGGCCGCGTCAGTCTCCTGA
- a CDS encoding sigma-70 family RNA polymerase sigma factor, giving the protein MARARGRLWRMGRGSKVDPGDGPGAATPGSAPETGDGRLISKATGGDREAFDLLVERHLPRVWAVVWRILRHNEDTEDVVQEVFLAAYQGLEGYRGEAKFSTWLHRIAVTRALNHLDRKEEKMRRAFRNLEDDSHLLEAAPEAAGSWIMRGSPSPLQALEADDLMRRLAACLSRLPAAWRAVLTLRDVDARSYEEIAALAGLALGTVRSRLARARVALRQCVAGEGP; this is encoded by the coding sequence ATGGCGCGAGCGCGTGGCAGGCTGTGGCGGATGGGCCGGGGCTCGAAGGTCGACCCGGGTGATGGGCCGGGCGCCGCGACCCCCGGGTCCGCCCCGGAGACCGGCGATGGCCGTCTGATCTCGAAGGCGACGGGAGGGGATCGCGAGGCCTTCGACCTTCTCGTCGAGCGTCACCTGCCCCGCGTCTGGGCCGTGGTCTGGCGGATCCTGCGCCACAACGAGGACACCGAGGACGTCGTGCAGGAAGTCTTCCTCGCGGCGTACCAGGGACTGGAGGGCTACCGGGGCGAGGCGAAGTTCTCGACCTGGCTGCACCGGATCGCGGTGACGCGCGCCCTGAATCACCTCGACCGCAAGGAGGAGAAGATGCGGCGCGCCTTCCGAAACCTGGAGGACGACAGCCACCTGCTCGAGGCGGCCCCCGAGGCCGCGGGCTCATGGATCATGCGGGGATCTCCGTCGCCTCTCCAGGCCCTGGAGGCCGACGATCTCATGCGACGTCTCGCGGCCTGCCTGTCGCGGCTGCCGGCGGCGTGGCGCGCGGTCCTGACGCTGCGGGACGTGGACGCCCGTTCCTATGAAGAGATCGCGGCGCTCGCCGGTCTGGCGCTCGGGACGGTCCGCTCGCGCCTGGCGCGGGCCCGCGTGGCGCTCCGACAGTGTGTCGCGGGGGAGGGTCCGTGA
- the lptD gene encoding LPS assembly protein LptD produces MPAPPKIAIGLLLAATLCGAAVARQEPSATPTPAPPERQRKFVGEGPGGKALEIAAGPGSIIGKDELILKEYVDIKYGDTRLQADYVRYLPSTKDVTALGNVILDQGTSRLTAERLTYNLDTETGVFYTARGYAEPSYYFEADRVEKISKDEMVLYDATFTACTQPVPYWSFKIERALIRQDNYAYLHNPRFKIGHVIVFYSPYLVWPVKSDRASGLLFPEFGFSRRSGTILSNALYWAIRRNMDATLYLDYMSLAGLGTGLEYRYMPSENGRGYFTGYFIRDQIAKEEDIQGIPTNRWVINYGHNQVFGQGWKLVATANFISDFDYYRDFERDLRLSTNPQAVSNLFMTRTWGFYSLNLRSERREQLVNVAVDPAFDGPFSQTQEETITRWIQPGIELRGRRQRLGTLPFFLTLESSADLFDKGTPGTGYGRFDVFPVLSSQLSPVPWLDVNASFGVRDTYYTKSQRGDLGCDNIPNTGDFGEGNGIVDSERDQNLNGVFDAADDLGCDNLPGTLDFGEGNNVFDHENTIISDQPFDRRIYQGGLTLIGPKLSRVFDRPNSKFSPQYKNTIEPQITYTYLSRVADPDRVIPFDQIDAIGGNANLATYAVVSRLFAKRPISGTEQMSALYGPANSTFVGGGRIDPYAKTRELLQRKQQEQQQAGGGSQASKEEDEEKKRLSTVEIASLEISQDYSFLGPLSVSSALGSAFTPLQSNFGPVQATLRVNPSLHTSVDMRSSYDILFRQIREASLSANLRSLKRGFLDVTWSSIRDLESRALFEQGQGFAQPFNRSQIGVQGETSFWGRKLLLGVQTNYELGDIQAGEPRLRDQRYRFGYNTQCCGFQLEVLNRNFVGSSQREFRFLINLKGVGNVIDFQSGSAGALPGTFPGIAP; encoded by the coding sequence ATGCCCGCCCCCCCCAAGATCGCCATCGGGCTCCTTCTCGCGGCTACCCTCTGCGGGGCCGCCGTCGCGCGGCAGGAACCCTCCGCCACCCCCACCCCGGCGCCACCCGAGCGGCAGCGGAAGTTCGTGGGGGAGGGACCGGGCGGCAAGGCCCTCGAGATCGCCGCCGGCCCGGGCTCGATCATCGGGAAGGACGAGCTCATCCTCAAGGAATACGTCGACATCAAGTACGGTGATACCCGGCTGCAGGCGGACTACGTCCGCTATCTGCCGTCCACCAAGGATGTGACGGCTCTGGGCAACGTCATCCTCGACCAGGGGACGTCGCGGCTGACCGCCGAACGACTCACGTACAACCTGGACACTGAAACGGGAGTCTTCTACACGGCCCGGGGGTACGCGGAGCCGTCGTACTACTTCGAGGCCGACCGGGTCGAGAAGATCTCCAAGGACGAGATGGTCCTGTACGACGCGACCTTCACGGCCTGCACCCAGCCGGTGCCTTACTGGAGCTTCAAGATCGAACGGGCGCTGATCCGGCAGGACAATTACGCCTACCTGCACAATCCGAGGTTCAAGATAGGGCACGTCATCGTGTTCTACTCGCCGTACCTCGTCTGGCCGGTGAAATCGGACCGCGCCTCCGGTCTGCTGTTCCCCGAGTTCGGGTTTTCGCGTCGCTCGGGCACCATCCTCAGCAACGCCCTCTACTGGGCCATCCGCCGCAACATGGACGCGACCCTCTATCTCGATTACATGTCGCTGGCGGGGCTCGGCACGGGACTGGAATACCGCTACATGCCGAGCGAGAACGGCCGCGGCTACTTCACCGGTTACTTCATCCGCGACCAGATCGCCAAAGAGGAGGACATCCAGGGGATTCCCACCAATCGCTGGGTGATCAATTACGGTCACAACCAGGTCTTCGGCCAGGGCTGGAAGCTGGTCGCGACCGCCAACTTCATCAGCGATTTCGACTACTATCGGGATTTCGAGCGGGACCTGCGCCTCTCCACCAACCCCCAGGCGGTGAGCAACCTCTTCATGACCCGGACCTGGGGGTTCTATTCACTCAACCTCCGGAGCGAGCGCCGGGAACAGCTGGTCAACGTGGCGGTCGACCCCGCGTTCGACGGACCGTTCTCCCAGACGCAGGAGGAGACGATCACGCGCTGGATCCAGCCGGGGATCGAGCTCCGCGGTCGCCGGCAGCGGCTCGGCACCCTGCCCTTCTTCCTCACTCTCGAGTCGTCGGCGGATCTCTTCGACAAAGGGACCCCGGGCACGGGCTATGGTCGGTTCGATGTATTCCCGGTGCTGTCGTCGCAGCTTTCGCCAGTGCCCTGGCTCGACGTGAACGCGAGCTTCGGCGTCCGCGATACTTATTACACCAAGAGCCAGCGCGGCGACCTCGGCTGCGACAACATCCCGAACACGGGGGACTTCGGCGAGGGGAACGGGATCGTCGACTCGGAGCGCGACCAGAACCTGAACGGCGTGTTCGACGCCGCGGATGATCTCGGTTGCGACAATCTTCCCGGGACTCTCGACTTCGGCGAAGGAAACAACGTCTTCGATCACGAGAACACGATCATCAGCGATCAGCCGTTCGACCGGCGCATCTACCAGGGGGGGCTGACGCTGATCGGGCCGAAGCTCAGCCGCGTCTTCGACCGTCCGAACTCGAAATTCTCGCCGCAGTACAAGAACACCATCGAGCCGCAGATCACCTACACCTACCTGTCGAGGGTCGCCGATCCGGATCGGGTGATCCCGTTCGACCAGATCGACGCCATCGGGGGCAACGCCAATCTGGCGACGTACGCGGTCGTGAGCAGGCTGTTCGCCAAGCGTCCGATCAGCGGGACGGAGCAGATGAGCGCCCTGTACGGTCCCGCGAATTCGACCTTCGTCGGGGGCGGCCGCATCGATCCGTACGCCAAGACCCGGGAGCTCCTGCAGCGCAAGCAGCAGGAGCAGCAGCAGGCGGGCGGCGGGAGCCAGGCGTCGAAGGAGGAAGACGAAGAGAAGAAACGCCTGAGCACCGTCGAGATCGCATCGCTCGAGATCAGCCAGGACTATTCTTTCCTCGGGCCTCTCAGCGTGTCGTCGGCGCTGGGGTCGGCGTTCACGCCGCTGCAGAGCAACTTCGGGCCGGTGCAGGCCACGCTGCGCGTCAACCCGTCCCTGCACACGAGCGTCGACATGCGCAGCTCGTATGATATTCTCTTCCGCCAGATCCGCGAGGCGAGCCTCAGCGCCAACCTGCGCAGCCTCAAGCGCGGGTTCCTCGATGTGACCTGGTCCAGCATCCGGGACCTCGAATCGCGCGCCCTGTTCGAGCAGGGGCAGGGTTTCGCGCAGCCGTTCAACCGCAGCCAGATCGGTGTGCAGGGAGAAACGAGCTTCTGGGGCCGCAAGCTTCTCCTCGGCGTGCAGACGAACTATGAACTGGGAGACATTCAGGCGGGCGAGCCTCGCCTGCGCGACCAGCGCTACCGGTTCGGCTACAACACGCAGTGCTGCGGGTTCCAGCTCGAGGTCCTCAACCGCAATTTCGTCGGCTCCAGCCAGCGTGAGTTCCGCTTCCTGATCAATCTCAAGGGTGTGGGGAACGTGATCGATTTCCAGTCGGGTTCGGCGGGCGCGCTGCCGGGGACGTTCCCGGGGATCGCGCCGTGA
- the amrB gene encoding AmmeMemoRadiSam system protein B, with protein sequence MIRRPAVAGQFYPADPQSLKNELVTLTQGKFPPAEPRGVALMVPHAGYMYSGRVAGETYTAARLARRVLILCPNHTGEGEALAINDEGEWDTPLGPVPVDSSLARGVLEGCREVRVDSAAHRREHSLEVHLPFLQYLVGNVTFVPVCVGTHHLETLLDLGRGLASAIEGAGGDVLLIVSSDMSHYVPATVAARQDHKAIERVLALDPEGLHRVVLEEDISMCGVAPAVAGLEAARRIGAREARLVAYSHSGETTGDHRSVVGYAGVAVT encoded by the coding sequence ATGATCCGCAGACCCGCCGTGGCCGGGCAGTTCTATCCGGCCGACCCGCAGAGTCTCAAAAACGAACTGGTCACCCTGACGCAGGGCAAGTTTCCTCCCGCGGAGCCGCGCGGTGTGGCTTTGATGGTCCCGCACGCCGGATACATGTACTCGGGCCGCGTGGCGGGGGAGACATACACGGCCGCGCGGCTGGCCCGACGGGTCCTCATCCTCTGCCCGAATCACACGGGAGAGGGCGAGGCGCTGGCGATCAACGACGAGGGGGAATGGGACACTCCGCTCGGACCCGTGCCCGTCGATTCATCCCTGGCGCGGGGTGTTCTCGAGGGCTGCCGTGAGGTGCGTGTCGACTCGGCGGCGCATCGACGCGAGCACTCTCTCGAAGTCCATCTGCCATTCCTGCAGTACCTGGTGGGGAACGTCACGTTCGTGCCGGTGTGCGTCGGGACCCACCATCTCGAAACCCTCCTCGACCTCGGGAGGGGGCTTGCGTCCGCGATCGAGGGGGCGGGCGGGGACGTCCTGCTGATCGTCAGCAGCGACATGTCCCACTATGTGCCGGCGACCGTGGCTGCGCGGCAGGATCATAAGGCGATCGAGCGTGTCCTGGCCCTCGATCCCGAGGGACTGCACCGCGTCGTCCTGGAGGAGGACATCAGCATGTGCGGGGTCGCCCCCGCGGTCGCGGGGCTGGAAGCGGCGCGCCGCATCGGAGCCCGGGAGGCGCGTCTCGTCGCCTATTCCCATTCGGGAGAGACGACCGGGGATCACCGCTCGGTCGTCGGCTACGCCGGCGTCGCCGTCACCTGA
- the rfbD gene encoding dTDP-4-dehydrorhamnose reductase: MSADRALVRLVLGAGGMLGRAVTEALEEAYPGTIAATRAEADVTDGFRLEAEVERLRPDVVINCAAYTDVDGCEIDRDRARRVNAEGAGNVAMAAAATGSRVVQVSTDFVFDGRRGVPYTEDDPPAPLSEYGRSKLDGERRVAAATSEHLIVRTSWLYGLGRSNFVDSIRTRAANGGTLRVVNDQFGSPTYAVDLARALLLLIDRNARGLVHFANAGVCSRYDLAREILAAGGSGTGELKAITTGEAGRIAVRPAYSALDTSLYSRLTGQSPRAWQEALRDYLAAEPRRSGGP, translated from the coding sequence GTGAGCGCCGACCGTGCGCTCGTGCGCCTGGTCCTCGGCGCGGGCGGGATGCTGGGGAGAGCCGTCACCGAAGCGCTGGAGGAGGCGTATCCCGGCACGATCGCCGCGACCCGTGCCGAGGCCGATGTGACGGACGGCTTCCGGCTGGAAGCCGAAGTCGAGAGACTTCGGCCGGACGTGGTCATCAACTGCGCGGCGTACACCGACGTCGACGGCTGCGAGATCGACCGGGACCGCGCGCGGCGTGTGAACGCGGAGGGGGCCGGGAACGTCGCGATGGCGGCCGCCGCGACCGGCTCCCGGGTCGTCCAGGTGAGCACCGACTTCGTATTCGACGGCCGCCGCGGCGTTCCCTACACCGAAGACGATCCACCGGCTCCCCTGTCGGAGTATGGCCGCAGCAAGCTGGACGGGGAGCGGCGTGTCGCGGCGGCGACATCCGAGCACCTGATCGTGCGGACGTCCTGGCTGTATGGCCTCGGGCGTAGCAACTTCGTGGACTCCATCCGGACGCGCGCCGCGAACGGCGGCACGCTCCGTGTCGTGAACGACCAGTTCGGCTCGCCGACGTACGCGGTGGACCTCGCGCGCGCTCTCCTCCTCCTGATCGACCGCAACGCCAGGGGCCTGGTTCATTTCGCCAACGCGGGCGTCTGCTCGCGATACGATCTGGCGCGGGAGATCCTCGCCGCCGGCGGGTCCGGTACCGGCGAGCTCAAGGCGATCACGACCGGGGAGGCCGGGCGGATCGCCGTCCGGCCGGCCTATTCCGCGCTCGACACCTCGCTCTACAGCCGCCTGACGGGGCAAAGCCCGCGCGCCTGGCAGGAGGCGCTCCGCGACTACCTGGCCGCGGAACCGCGGCGCTCGGGGGGTCCATGA
- a CDS encoding NAD-dependent epimerase/dehydratase family protein: MRVLITGATGYLGAHVAARLVSAGHAVRALVRPGRGASVPAGCVPVEGDILEPASLDRALDGCDALVHMAALVKMWVRDRREFDRVNVEGVAAVLRAAEQRHVRRMLYTSTIGALGPTGPDPRDESFERDEFRFRTEYERTKWVADRLVRDRVREGLPVTTVYPGVVYGPGAMTQGNLLGRVFMDYLGGRLKARLGGAPARICYAYADDVAEGHRLALEKGAPGRGYILGGENVSQDELFALLHALTGRRPPRLAIPFWAAETAGRLLRAWARLTDRPPDITDGAIATFRHSWVYSSERAVRELGYQITPLREGLRSTIEALRSGSVSPEASARQGR, encoded by the coding sequence ATGAGGGTCCTGATCACCGGTGCGACCGGTTATCTCGGTGCCCACGTCGCCGCGCGTCTCGTATCGGCGGGTCATGCCGTCAGGGCGCTCGTGCGACCGGGCCGCGGGGCGAGCGTGCCGGCCGGCTGCGTTCCGGTCGAAGGCGACATCCTGGAGCCCGCATCCCTCGACCGGGCGCTCGACGGGTGCGACGCGCTCGTGCACATGGCCGCGCTCGTCAAGATGTGGGTGCGGGATCGGCGCGAGTTCGACCGCGTGAACGTGGAGGGGGTCGCGGCGGTCCTGCGCGCCGCGGAACAACGGCACGTGCGGCGCATGCTCTACACTTCGACGATTGGGGCGCTTGGACCGACCGGCCCGGATCCCCGCGACGAGTCCTTCGAGCGCGACGAGTTCCGCTTCCGCACGGAGTACGAGCGCACCAAGTGGGTCGCCGATCGCCTGGTGCGCGATCGGGTGCGGGAGGGGCTCCCGGTGACGACGGTCTATCCCGGGGTGGTCTATGGCCCAGGGGCCATGACGCAGGGGAACCTGCTCGGCCGGGTGTTCATGGATTACCTCGGCGGTCGGCTGAAGGCCCGCCTCGGAGGCGCCCCGGCCCGCATCTGTTACGCCTATGCCGACGACGTCGCCGAGGGTCACAGGCTCGCGCTGGAAAAGGGAGCACCCGGGAGAGGCTACATCCTGGGAGGGGAGAACGTCAGCCAGGACGAGCTGTTCGCCCTGCTGCACGCGCTGACCGGACGGCGCCCTCCGCGCCTCGCGATCCCCTTCTGGGCGGCCGAGACCGCCGGCCGCCTGCTGCGGGCCTGGGCACGTCTGACGGACCGGCCGCCGGACATCACGGACGGGGCCATCGCGACCTTTCGTCACTCCTGGGTCTACTCGAGCGAGCGCGCGGTCCGCGAGCTGGGCTACCAGATCACGCCGCTGCGCGAGGGTCTCCGGAGCACGATCGAAGCGCTGCGTTCCGGTTCGGTCTCCCCGGAAGCGTCGGCGCGGCAGGGGCGATGA